CTGGGGGCTACTTTTTTGGCTTTTCTGGTGATCCAGCTGGCCCCGGGCGACTTCATCACCCGGCTCGAGCTGGACCCCTCGTACGACCGCGCACAAATCGAGAACTTCCGGCGCCTCTTCGGCCTGGACCAGCCGTTCACGGTCCAGTACGCCAAGTGGCTGTCGGGTTTTATGAAGGGCTACCTGGGCCTTTCGCTCAGCTATCAAACCGACGTATGGCACGTGCTCAAGCCGCGCATCCTCAACTCGATGGTGCTCGTGATCTCGTCGATCGTCTTCATCTACGTCGTCTCCATACCGATCGGGATCTACTCGGCCCTCAGGCAGTACTCCTGGGGCGACCGCTTCTGGACCAGCTTCGCCTTCTTCGGCCTGGCGGTGCCCAACTTCTTCTTCGCCCTCCTGATGCTCTACTTCGCCCTCTGGCTCAAGGACACCTTCGGCCACGAGATCTTCCCGATCGGGGGGATGCGTTCGCTCTACATCGACGGCGTCGACTTCTTTCAGGCGCCCAAGTGGCGCCAGTGGCTCGACGTGATGTGGCACGCGGTGCTGCCGGTCATCGTCGCCGGGACCGCCGGCACCGCGGGGCTTACGCGCGTGATGCGCACCCAGATGCTCGAGACCAAGATGCAGGACTACGTGCGCACCGCGCGGGCCAAGGGGCTGGCGGAGCGCGTGGTCATCTACAAGCACATCCTGCGCAACGCGGTGATCCCCATCATCGCCTCGATCGGCTTCCTGCTGCCGGAACTCTTCGGGGGCGCTGGCTTCGTGGAGGTGGTGATGGCCTGGCCGGGCCTGACGCCGCTGATCCTCGACGCCATCTTCAGCATCGACGTCTACATCCTCATGGGCAGCATCTCGATCTCGGTGGTGCTGCTGATGATCGGTAACCTGCTCTCCGACCTCTTGCTCGCTTGGGTGGATCCGCGGATCCGCTACAGCTAGGAGCTACGATGTCCGATATCCACGACACCAACCTCCGCGAAGGCTTAGGCGAGCGCAGCCAAAGCTACTGGCAGAAAGCGTGGATGCGCTTCCGGCGCCACCCCTTCGCCCGCTGGGCGAGCGTGGTGCTGCTGGTGCTCTATTCCCTGGCCCTCTTCGCCGACTTCGTCGGGCCCTACCCCGAGGCCAAGAGCTTCCGCAAGCTGCAGTTCGTGCCGCCCACCAAGGTGTACTTCAAGACCGAGGACGGCCGCTGGACCCGCCCCTACGTCTGCAAGGTGGAGCGCAGCCGCAACCCGCGCACCTTCAAGCTGGAGTTCAAGGAGAACTGCGAGGAGAAGTACACCATCTACTTCTTCGTGAAGGGCTACCCCTACAAGTTCCTGGGGTTCATCCCCATGGACCTGCACCTGATGGGCGGTCCCTGGCTGGTCGAGGAGAAGGCCTACCTCTTCCTCTGGGGCACCGACGACTTCGGGCGCGACATGTTCAGCCGCATCTGGTTCGGGGCGCGCATCAGCCTGACGATCGGAATCCTGGCGACGATCGTCGCCCTGTTGATCGGCATCACCATGGGCGGCATCTCCGGCTACTATGCGGGCAGCCGGGTGCACATCGTCCGCGGCCTCTTCCGGCCGCCGCAGAAGCGAGCGGCCGCAGCGGGAAGCGAAGGGGCCGAGCAGCAAAACGGATTCTTCAGCGGGGGCGCCCTGGCCGAGGGCTGGCGCGAGGCCGTGCACGAACGGCGGGTGCCCATCTTCCTGATCGGCCTGGTGCTGCAGTACGCCTTCTGGGGGGCGGCCACCGCGGTGCTCTACACCACGATGCAGGGCTTCCTCTCGATCAGCGAGGGGCTGGAGCGGTACCTGGCCATGCTCGTCTTCGGGGGCCTCCTGGGGATCATGGTCTGGATGTTCCTCTTTGGACGGCTGGCCGTCGACGTGGACGACCTGATCATGCGCACGACCGAGATCCTCGCGGCGATTCCCGGCCTCTTCCTGCTGATCATCCTCTCGGGCATGCTGGCGCAATACGACATGCCCTCCTCGACGCGCTTCCTGCTCGTGCTCACCATCCTGGCCTTCGTGGGCTGGGGCGGCCTGGCGCGCAACATCCGCGGCTTCGTGCTGCAGCTGCGGGAGATGGAATACGCCCAGGCGGCCAAGGCCCTGGGGGCGGGCGACGCGCGCATCCTCTTCCGCCACATCATTCCAGGCACCCTCGGCTACCTGATCGTCGTCGCCTCGCTCGCC
This genomic stretch from Oceanithermus profundus DSM 14977 harbors:
- a CDS encoding ABC transporter permease codes for the protein MTAYILRRFLHLIPTFLGATFLAFLVIQLAPGDFITRLELDPSYDRAQIENFRRLFGLDQPFTVQYAKWLSGFMKGYLGLSLSYQTDVWHVLKPRILNSMVLVISSIVFIYVVSIPIGIYSALRQYSWGDRFWTSFAFFGLAVPNFFFALLMLYFALWLKDTFGHEIFPIGGMRSLYIDGVDFFQAPKWRQWLDVMWHAVLPVIVAGTAGTAGLTRVMRTQMLETKMQDYVRTARAKGLAERVVIYKHILRNAVIPIIASIGFLLPELFGGAGFVEVVMAWPGLTPLILDAIFSIDVYILMGSISISVVLLMIGNLLSDLLLAWVDPRIRYS
- a CDS encoding ABC transporter permease; protein product: MSDIHDTNLREGLGERSQSYWQKAWMRFRRHPFARWASVVLLVLYSLALFADFVGPYPEAKSFRKLQFVPPTKVYFKTEDGRWTRPYVCKVERSRNPRTFKLEFKENCEEKYTIYFFVKGYPYKFLGFIPMDLHLMGGPWLVEEKAYLFLWGTDDFGRDMFSRIWFGARISLTIGILATIVALLIGITMGGISGYYAGSRVHIVRGLFRPPQKRAAAAGSEGAEQQNGFFSGGALAEGWREAVHERRVPIFLIGLVLQYAFWGAATAVLYTTMQGFLSISEGLERYLAMLVFGGLLGIMVWMFLFGRLAVDVDDLIMRTTEILAAIPGLFLLIILSGMLAQYDMPSSTRFLLVLTILAFVGWGGLARNIRGFVLQLREMEYAQAAKALGAGDARILFRHIIPGTLGYLIVVASLAIPGYILAESGLSFLGLGIQEPSSSWGLLLSKAQQIGISAIKERPWLFIPGFFIFVSILTYNYLGDALRDALDPRAEH